A region from the Anomaloglossus baeobatrachus isolate aAnoBae1 chromosome 11, aAnoBae1.hap1, whole genome shotgun sequence genome encodes:
- the LOC142256919 gene encoding nicotinamide N-methyltransferase-like, protein MDPSTHKLYHEEGFDSRQFLEHYLSENSAMAYREDSLKFPIQSLTKTFSEGLIKGDILIDLSVGSMVHHLYAACEFFKHLIVMKVSDRCIMELKRWVDERTGAFDWGHAAKCHVDMEGKSCQSEDKEQKVRSALHHVVKCDLKKENMVDPIVLPPADCIISAWFLDVICKDQDDYMRYLRKFSGLLKPGGHIILIGSLDATYYTVGKHKFYHFIYDEDFARKALAREGFIIDCCKTKKRVIMDHLIDYKAIIFIVAHKEM, encoded by the exons ATGGATCCTTCTACCCATAAGCTCTACCATGAAGAAGGCTTTGACTCCAGACAATTTCTGGAGCATTATCTTTCAGAAAACTCTGCTATGGCCTACAGAGAGGATTCTTTGAAATTTCCCATTCAAAGTCTTACAAAAACATTCTCGGAGG GTCTTATTAAAGGAGACATCTTGATTGACCTCAGTGTTGGTTCAATGGTTCATCATTTATATGCAGCCTGTGAGTTTTTCAAGCACCTCATAGTGATGAAAGTCAGCGACCGATGCATCATGGAGCTGAAGAGATGGGTGGACGAACGTACAGGAGCGTTTGACTGGGGCCATGCCGCTAAATGTCATGTAGACATGGAAGGAAAGAG TTGCCAGTCAGAGGACAAAGAACAAAAGGTGCGATCAGCTCTTCACCATGTTGTCAAATGTGACCTCAAGAAAGAAAATATGGTGGATCCGATCGTCCTACCACCAGCGGATTGTATCATCAGTGCTTGGTTCCTGGATGTTATCTGTAAAGACCAAGATGATTACATGAGATATCTCAGAAAGTTCTCAGGGTTGCTAAAACCTGGAGGACACATTATATTAATTGGGAGTTTAGATGCAACATATTACACAGTTGGGAAACACAAGTTCTATCATTTCATCTATGATGAGGATTTTGCCAGGAAGGCTCTGGCTAGAGAGGGTTTTATCATTGACTGCTGTAAGACTAAAAAGAGAGTAATAATGGATCACCTCATTGATTACAAAGCCATCATATTCATTGTAGCTCACAAAGAAATGTAG
- the LOC142255911 gene encoding nicotinamide N-methyltransferase-like, translating into MDPSTHKLYHKDDFDSRKCLEHYFSDKSSSVFGEDSLIFPIENLTNTFSKGDIKGDVLIDLSVGPLVHHLFAACEFFKHIIVMKASDQCIMELKRWVYERTGAFDWGHAAQLHVDTEGKSHQLEDEEQKVRSALNHVVKCDLEKEDIRDPIVLPPADCIISAWLLDVISKDQDDYMRYIRKFSKLLKPGGHLILFGDLDTTFYMIGKDKFHLLNYDEDFARKALETEGFIIDFCNTKKRTVVNDLCDCKALIFIVAHKDK; encoded by the exons ATGGATCCCAGCACCCATAAGCTCTATCACAAAGATGACTTTGACTCCAGAAAATGTTTGGAGCAttatttttctgataaatcttcttCGGTCTTCGGAGAAGATTCCTTGATATTTCCTATTGAAAATCTTACAAATACTTTCTCAAAGG GTGATATTAAAGGAGATGTCTTGATTGACCTCAGTGTTGGTCCACTGGTTCATCATTTATTTGCAGCCTGTGAGTTTTTCAAGCACATCATAGTGATGAAAGCCAGTGACCAATGCATCATGGAGCTGAAGAGATGGGTGTACGAGCGTACAGGAGCGTTTGACTGGGGCCATGCCGCACAACTTCATGTAGACACAGAAGGAAAGAG TCACCAATTAGAGGATGAAGAACAAAAAGTGAGATCTGCTCTTAACCATGTTGTGAAATGTGACCTCGAGAAAGAAGATATTAGGGATCCGATCGTCTTACCTCCAGCAGATTGTATCATCAGTGCTTGGCTCCTGGATGTTATCAGCAAAGATCAGGATGATTACATGAGGTATATCAGGAAGTTCTCAAAATTGCTAAAACCTGGAGGACATCTCATATTATTTGGGGATTTAGACACAACTTTTTACATGATCGGGAAAGACAAGTTCCATCTTCTCAACTATGATGAGGACTTTGCCAGGAAAGCTCTGGAGACAGAAGGTTTTATCATTGACTTCTGTAACACTAAGAAGAGAACGGTAGTGAATGACCTATGTGATTGTAAAGCCCTCATATTCATTGTAGCTCACAAAGACAAgtga